The genomic DNA GACGGTGACTATTAATCTATGGGGCACGGCGCCACAAAGTATTGTAAGAGAGGCTATTAAACAATCTGTGCCGGACGATACAACGGTTCGAGTTGAGTATATAGAAAAGGAAGCGGATACATTTGATACAGAGTTATTAGAAGCACTTGCTGCAGGAGAGGGGCCTGACCTGTTTTTCTTGCCGCAAGACAAAATATTGAAGCACCAAGGCAAACTTTGGACTATTCCGTTTGAGTCGTATGAAGAGCGAAGGTTCCAGGATACGTTTGCGAGTGTTACTGAGGTTTACCTTACATCGCAAGGATCGATCGGTCTGCCGATCATTGTTGATCCAATGGTGATGTACTGGAACCGAACGCTTTTCGATCAACATAGAATTTCCGCACCCCCGCAAACATGGGATAGTTTTAACAACGAGCCTCTTCGTTCGTTTATCGACAGAGATGGCCAGCAGATAGACCAAGCAATGATCGCTTTTGGTAACTTTAGTAATATTACAAACGCAAAAGACATACTTACCACACTGGTCATGCAGTCAGGGTCTCCGTTAGTAGAGCGCCAAGGTCTAGATACGTATCGGGCGGTCATGGGCATTTCTCAGGAAGGACAGGTGATCTCTTCGGCTGTCGCTGCAGTGAACTTCTATACCCAATTTGCCGATCCGAATAAGGTTGTCTATACCTGGAACAACTCTCTCCCTGATTCAAAGCAGATGTTCTTGAACGGTGACTTGGCGGTTTACGTAGGTTTTGCCTCAGAGCGTAATGATCTTATGCGGGAGAATCCTAACTTGGATTTTGGGGTGGCTATGCTTCCTCAGTCTTCCGGGAGAGATCAGCAATTAACCGGTGCGCGACTGGAGGCCCTTGCGATACCGTCTCAATCGCAAAAGAAAGGGGTGGCACTCACTGCTGCGGCACTGCTCACGGAAGGTGAGGGTGCGCGCATTATTGCTGAATGGAGCGGCTTGCCACCGGCACGCCGAGATCTGTTGTCTGAAACACAGAGTCGGTCGCATATGGACGTATTCCATGATTCTGCTTTTATTTCTCGAAGCTGGTTCGATCCGGAGCCGGAATCAAGCACAGAGGTTTTTCGGGAAATGATACAGTCGATCCAGTCAGGTCGGTTGCAGCCAGCTGAAGCTATAGGTCGAGCGAATAGAGAGCTGCAAAATCTTTTGGACCAGTGATATGACCACGATACTAAAACACAATAAACTAATGTGGGCGGTATGTAGTACTGTTGCGTTGCTTGCTGTAGTTGTTGGAGGGGTCGCGCCCACGCAAGCTAGCGCGCAGGAGCCTGGTGACTGTCGAGCAGATGGAGGGGGTGGCGTGTTGAGCGGGCTCGTTCCATGCGGGTGCGATACTAATGGGGACGATATAGTGAATGGCGATGAGCGCTGTGATTTTTCAGATATAATGACGCTGATCCAGAATATTATCACCTGGATCATTCTGTTCACTATCCCGGTCGCTGCTTTGATGTTCTCGTATGCTGGCTTCTTATTGATATCTGCGCAGGGTGACGAAGGGAAAATAAGGCAAGGCAAGCAGATATTTGGATATGTGCTGACAGGTTTTGTGTTTGTGCTAGCAGCGTGGCTGATCGTGTACACAGTTGCCAGTGTGTTATTAGACGACGAATTTTTACAATTTCTTGAGTAATAATATGATCAATAAAAAGTATATCTCACTTGTTTTCTCGTATTGTCTCGTGTTCGTTTTTCTTGTAGCGCTGGTCACTCCTGTTGTTGTCGGGGCTCAAAGTGGGACAATCCCCGGTGATTCCGGAATACAGAATCCGCTTGGTGAAGATGGGCCAACTACATTAATGAGTTTCATTGAGATCATCATTACTAATATAGTATTACCTATCGCTTCGGTAGTTGTGGTTCTAGCGATTATTTACAGCGGTTTTCTCTTTGTTGCAGCGCGTGGGAACCCGACTAAGCTTGAACATGCTCGTACGGCATTTACTTGGACAGTTGTTGGTACTGCTGTGCTTTTGGGCTCCTGGGTTATCGCAGCGGCGATCGAGGGGACGCTCTGTGAGATCACTGACGGTAATATTCCGGGACTGTGTAATTAATTCTAGCCATGCGTAACTCTGTTTCTACCCAGTTTAAACTCATAGCAGCCTCACTGTTCGGATTGCTGATCATGACGGCCCCGTTTACAGTCAGTGCTCAGTCACCGGGAACGTTTGCGGAGGTTGTGGGCGAATTTATTAGTATACTTAACGTTCTTTTCCCGCTTCTTGTTCTGGCTGCCATCATGATGTTTTTTTTGGGGCTGGCTAAATACGTTTTTCGAGCTGATGAAGAACCAATGGTGCAGCAAGGAAAGTTCTTGATGACTTGGGGACTCTTGGCGATATTTGTCTTATTCTCGATCTGGGGAATACTAGGTTTTATTTACGGCGAGTTTGGCTTTACTGATCCGTTCGGTGCGTTCTTGCTCCCAACGAGTTAGTTGCCTTCTTGTAGATCGTGTATACAAATTTCTATATGAAAAAATTCTTAAAAGAACAATGTTTTCTTCAAATGGTTATTTCAAGCTTGTTCATGTTACTCGTTGTTCCTGGTGTGGTGCGTGCGAGTAGCCATCTTGAAGTGGAAACAATGCTTGAAAACGTGATAGGGATCATTGAGACATTAATTCAGGTCTCTTTTGTTCTTATATTGGTAGCCTTTTTCTGGGGACTCGCTCGGTATGTTTTTAATGCGGGCAGCGAAGCGTCGATCCAGCAAGGCAAGCGCATTATGACCGGTGGCGTTAT from Candidatus Paceibacterota bacterium includes the following:
- a CDS encoding extracellular solute-binding protein, producing the protein MTDLSPFKVAVLIGFGLMLFGGFIALTLFSGAGGGETVTINLWGTAPQSIVREAIKQSVPDDTTVRVEYIEKEADTFDTELLEALAAGEGPDLFFLPQDKILKHQGKLWTIPFESYEERRFQDTFASVTEVYLTSQGSIGLPIIVDPMVMYWNRTLFDQHRISAPPQTWDSFNNEPLRSFIDRDGQQIDQAMIAFGNFSNITNAKDILTTLVMQSGSPLVERQGLDTYRAVMGISQEGQVISSAVAAVNFYTQFADPNKVVYTWNNSLPDSKQMFLNGDLAVYVGFASERNDLMRENPNLDFGVAMLPQSSGRDQQLTGARLEALAIPSQSQKKGVALTAAALLTEGEGARIIAEWSGLPPARRDLLSETQSRSHMDVFHDSAFISRSWFDPEPESSTEVFREMIQSIQSGRLQPAEAIGRANRELQNLLDQ
- a CDS encoding pilin — its product is MTTILKHNKLMWAVCSTVALLAVVVGGVAPTQASAQEPGDCRADGGGGVLSGLVPCGCDTNGDDIVNGDERCDFSDIMTLIQNIITWIILFTIPVAALMFSYAGFLLISAQGDEGKIRQGKQIFGYVLTGFVFVLAAWLIVYTVASVLLDDEFLQFLE